A single window of Colletotrichum higginsianum IMI 349063 chromosome 8, whole genome shotgun sequence DNA harbors:
- a CDS encoding ankyrin-2 ankyrin, which yields METRSLADSLDGLRATADATFRLAFMFGKVEIKLQTEIRRVASEIQGIAGALHQLSLLASILEDESGCHRTSEAVPSQLTSCHRTLENLERRLLIRKNDARPKSAGLKWPFTTAWTTDLLRELSEHRDVITRGLSAESMTDLTQVFSNEKYVMVIDQDGAISKHTQVSALVAAQPDALDVLGFFLKFDQRALLDNVLQASHALHSFGFFKDLDFEDWLDGKRSKLWITAPAGAGKTVFAGAMVRESILRRHDYAVVVFEDTRTCSPVNVLSTIAAQVGRQNEAAFNLLRTYYQELHQDKRNIQRCTSEHLKSILGEMSKCFGHVMIIVDGVDECGSDSADVVESLAALASQDGGALGLAIVSRETESIRNVLQEGFQKVDIIHSEDELQLFTATELEKRVARGNIKFDYPEMKDEAIQKLCFGPDTT from the exons atggagacAAGGAGCTTAGCCGACAgtctcgacggccttcgAGCCACTGCCGATGCCACGTTTCGACTAGCATTCATGTTCGGTAAGGTCGAAATCAAGCTGCAGACTGAGATTCGAAGAGTCGCCAGCGAGATTCAGGGCATTGCTGGCGCACTGCACCAACTCTCGCTCCTAGCATCGATCCTCGAAGACGAATCGGGCTGCCACCGCACGTCTGAAGCAGTCCCATCACAGCTTACATCATGCCATCGGACGCTCGAAAACCTCGAAAGACGACTATTGATACGGAAGAACGATGCCCGCCCCAAGAGCGCAGGCCTAAAATGGCCTTTCACGACGGCCTGGACAACAGACCTGCTCAGAGAGCTGAGTGAACACAGAGATGTCATCACCCGGGGGCTGTCTGCAGAGTCGATGACGGATCTCACACAAGTCTTTTCCAACGAGAAGTACGTTATGGTAATCGACCAGGACGGCGCCATCTCCAAACACACCCAGGTTTCAGCCCTCGTTGCGGCTCAACCGGATGCCCTCGACGTTCTCGGGTTCTTCCTCAAATTTGACCAACGggccctcctcgacaacgTCTTGCAAGCTTCACACGCATTACACAGCTTTGGGTTCTTCAAAGACCTCGATTTCGAGGACTGGCTTGACGGGAAGCGGTCCAAGTTATGGATCACGGCGCCTGCGGGAGCAGGGAAGACTGTGTTTGCCGGCGCGATGGTACGTGAATCGATCCTGCGACGACACGACTACGCCGTGGTAGT CTTTGAAGACACGCGAACCTGTAGCCCGGTCAATGTTCTGagcaccatcgccgcccaggTCGGGCGGCAGAACGAGGCAGCTTTCAACCTATTGAGAACCTACTACCAGGAACTACATCAGGACAAGAGAAACATTCAAAGGTGCACAAGTGAGCACCTGAAATCCATTTTGGGGGAGATGTCCAAGTGCTTTGGGCATGTCATGATCATAGTTGATGGCGTGGATGAATGTGGTAGCGATAGCGCCGACGTTGTAGAGTCACTGGCTGCACTTGCCAGCCAAGACGGGGGTGCCCTGGGTCTGGCGATCGTCTCGAGAGAAACCGAGAGCATTCGAAATGTGTTACAGGAGGGTTTCCAAAAAGTCGACATCATCCATTCTGAAGACGAATTGCAACTGTTCACCGCGACGGAGTTGGAAAAACGGGTTGCCCGGGGCAATATCAAGTTCGACTATCCAGAAATGAAGGACGAGGCCATCCAGAAACTGTGCTTCGGCCCCGATACCACGTGA
- a CDS encoding Oxidoreductase, producing the protein MTVSTKRSVLITGCSEGGSGNALALEFAARGLRVFATARSLKSLNSLSEKGIETFALDVTSSESIALLKQEIAKRTGGKLDILFNNAGTMYEAPAIESDPQQVKKMFDTNVFGLFDVVATFAPLLIAAASGSNTEPIIVNVASIVARVPFPFASAYNASKAAVSSYSDTLRLELSPLGVRVVTLFMGEVSTRLMSQDNIKFEEGSLYADVEHKVKERSAHHAKASVTPDVFAKQVVSKVLSGSNDSYIWKGTNAFLIWLLDAFGPRKVFDSIMKGAVGLSDNTLVKRIQERGQRLAAL; encoded by the exons ATGACTGTCTCCACCAAGCGGTCTGTTCTGATAACAGG ATGCTCCGAGGGCGGTTCGGGCAATGCTCTGGCTCTGGAGTTTGCAGCCAGGGGTCTTCGAGTGTTTGCTACTGCTCGGTCACTGAAGTCGCTAAACAGCCTTTCTGAGAAGGGCATTGAGACCTTCGCTCTTGACGTCACTTCTTCAGAGAGCATTGCTCTTTTGAAACAAGAGATCGCCAAAAGAACAGGCGGCAAGCTTGACATCTTATTCAACAATGCCGGCACGA TGTACGAGGCTCCGGCTATCGAATCTGATCCCCAACAAGTCAAGAAAATGTTCGATACCAATGTATTCGGACTCTTCGACGTTGTGGCAACCTTTGCGCCTCTTCTTATCGCTGCAGCATCCGGCTCCAACACCGAGCCGATCATTGTCAATGTGGCGTCCATTGTCGCACGCGTTCCTTTCCCATTTGCGTCCGCTTACAATGCATCAAAGGCAGCCGTTTCTTCCTATTCGGACACCCTCAGACTTGAACTCAGTCCACTGGGAGTGCGAGTCGTCACACTCTTTATGGGCGAGGTCTCTACACGTCTTATGTCGCAAGACAACATCAAGTTTGAGGAGGGGAGCCTCTACGCTGATGTCGAGCACAAGGTCAAGGAAAGATCGGCACACCATGCAAAGGCATCCGTGACCCCGGATGTGTTCGCAAAGCAGGTCGTGTCCAAGGTCTTAAGTGGCAGTAATGACAGCTACATCTGGAAAGGCACAAACGCCTTCTTGATCTGGCTCCTCGACGCATTTGGCCCCCGCAAGGTATTCGACTCGATCATGAAGGGCGCGGTAGGGCTCAGTGACAATACCTTGGTAAAAAGGATACAAGAGCGAGGACAGCGATTGGCGGCTTTGTAG